In Labrus mixtus chromosome 13, fLabMix1.1, whole genome shotgun sequence, a single genomic region encodes these proteins:
- the LOC132987095 gene encoding annexin B11-like: MYGQNQGNQYPGYPNQVPGTYPNYPPGTAPPPVYPPQPHGQHGGHQGHGPGPGCCPGQGQVHGHGHGHGHEHGHGHGHGHGHSHGHDHSHGHGHGHGQGACQGQGHGHGHGHGDKKKHKKKKGGHKHDKCHKKGKDCHGSSSSSCSSDSD; the protein is encoded by the exons ATGTACGGGCAAAACCAAG GAAACCAGTACCCTGGTTATCCCAACCAGGTACCGGGGACATACCCTAACTATCCTCCAGGCACCGCCCCACCACCTGTCTACCCTCCTCAGCCTCACGGCCAGCACGGAGGCCACCAAGGACATGGACCTGGACCTGGTTGCTGCCCGGGTCAGGGGCAGGTACACGGTCATGGGCATGGGCACGGGCATGAGCATGGGCACGGGCATGGGCATGGGCACGGCCACAGCCACGGCCATGACCACAGCCACGGTCATGGTCATGGACATGGACAAGGAGCATGCCAGGGACAGGGACATGGACATGGACACGGACACGGAGACAAGAAAaagcacaagaagaaaaagggCGGTCACAAACACGACAAATGTCACAAGAAAGGAAAGGACTGTCACGGG TCCTCCAGCAGCTCATGCAGCAGCGACTCGGACTAG